From one Coffea eugenioides isolate CCC68of chromosome 11, Ceug_1.0, whole genome shotgun sequence genomic stretch:
- the LOC113751527 gene encoding auxin efflux carrier component 3-like codes for MISWHDLYVVLSAVIPLYVAMILAYGSVRWWKIFTPDQCSGINRFVAVFAVPLLSFHFISTNNPYEMNLKFIAADTLQKVIMLVVLALWANFTKNGSLEWSITIFSLSTLPNTLVMGIPLLIAMYNPYAGSLMVQIVVLQCIIWYTLLLFLFEYRGAKMLIMEQFPETAASIVSFKVESDVVSLDGQDFLETDAEIGDDGKLHVTVRKSNASRRSLGHCSLPALTPRPSNLTGAEIYSLSSSRNPTPRGSNFNHSDFYSMMGFGGRLSNFGNSDTGRLSNFGPADMYSVHSSRGPTPRPSNFEENCAPGGLMSSPRFGFYPGQPVNPSSYPAPNPEIASAAPKQGKTSATNNNNQQQQPQQQQTSGNKPNHDAKELHMFVWSSSASPVSEVGGLHVFGGPDFGANEQQSGRSDHGAKEIRMLVADHPQNGENKAAPQVGDFGGADFTFGGGGRDGDEEKEKEGPTGLSKLGSSSTAELHPKAAGGQDAGAGKQLPPASVMTRLILIMVWRKLIRNPNTYSSLIGVIWALIAFRWNVHMPAIVKNSISILSDAGLGMAMFSLGLFMALQPKIIACGNSVATFAMAVRFLTGPAVMAAASIAIGLRGTLLHVAIVQAALPQGIVPFVFAKEYNIHPAILSTGVIFGMLIALPITLVYYILLGL; via the exons ATGATCAGTTGGCACGACCTTTATGTGGTCTTATCAGCCGTGATCCCTCTTTATGTGGCCATGATTCTGGCCTATGGCTCTGTCCGCTGGTGGAAAATCTTTACGCCGGACCAATGCTCCGGTATCAACCGATTTGTGGCGGTTTTCGCGGTCCCTTTACTCTCCTTCCACTTCATCTCCACCAACAACCCTTATGAAATGAACCTTAAGTTCATCGCGGCCGATACACTCCAGAAAGTCATCATGCTAGTGGTGCTTGCTCTCTGGGCTAACTTCACCAAAAATGGCAGCCTAGAGTGGAGCATCACAATCTTTTCCCTATCCACGCTTCCAAACACACTCGTCATGGGCATTCCACTGCTAATTGCCATGTACAACCCGTATGCTGGGAGCCTAATGGTACAAATTGTTGTCTTGCAATGCATCATTTGGTACACCCTGTTGCTATTTTTGTTCGAATATCGGGGCGCCAAGATGCTTATCATGGAACAATTCCCGGAAACTGCCGCCTCAATCGTATCCTTCAAGGTTGAGTCCGACGTTGTTTCCCTCGACGGACAAGATTTTCTCGAAACAGACGCTGAAATTGGTGACGATGGGAAACTCCATGTGACCGTAAGGAAATCAAATGCTTCCCGAAGATCCCTAGGACATTGTTCCCTCCCTGCATTGACTCCTAGGCCATCCAATCTCACTGGAGCTGAAATTTACAGCTTGAGCTCCTCAAGAAATCCTACGCCAAGAGGGTCAAATTTCAATCATTCAGATTTTTACTCCATGATGGGATTCGGAGGCAGATTATCCAATTTTGGGAATTCTGACACTGGGAGGCTGTCAAATTTTGGTCCAGCGGACATGTACTCTGTTCATTCCTCCAGAGGGCCTACTCCTAGGCCGTCCAATTTCGAAGAAAATTGTGCCCCGGGAGGTCTAATGAGCTCCCCTAGATTCGGATTTTATCCGGGACAACCCGTCAATCCGTCATCCTATCCTGCTCCAAATCCGGAAATTGCCTCAGCCGCTCCCAAACAGGGCAAAACTAGTgctactaataataataatcagcAGCAGCAGCCCCAGCAGCAGCAGACGAGCGGGAATAAACCCAACCATGACGCTAAGGAGCTTCACATGTTCGTATGGAGCTCTAGTGCCTCCCCGGTGTCGGAAGTTGGTGGGCTCCACGTGTTCGGTGGTCCCGATTTCGGGGCCAACGAGCAACAATCTGGACGGTCCGATCATGGTGCCAAGGAAATCAGGATGTTGGTTGCTGATCACCCCCAAAATGGGGAAAACAAAG CCGCTCCACAAGTCGGGGATTTCGGCGGGGCGGATTTCACCTTCGGCGGTGGTGGAAGGGATGGAGATgaggaaaaggagaaagagggtCCCACAGGGCTGTCCAAACTGGGGTCCAGCTCCACCGCTGAGCTTCATCCGAAGGCAGCCGGAGGCCAAGATGCCGGTGCCGGAAAACAGCTGCCTCCGGCCAGTGTTATGACTAGGCTCATCTTAATCATGGTTTGGAGGAAGCTTATCCGAAATCCCAACACCTACTCCAGCCTTATCGGTGTCATCTGGGCCTTAATTGCGTTCCG GTGGAATGTGCATATGCCGGCGATTGTAAAGAATTCTATTTCTATTTTATCCGATGCTGGGCTTGGAATGGCAATGTTTAGCTTAG gTCTGTTTATGGCTCTTCAGCCAAAGATTATTGCATGTGGAAACTCGGTGGCCACCTTTGCTATGGCTGTCAGGTTTCTCACTGGTCCAGCAGTTATGGCAGCTGCCTCCATTGCCATTGGCCTTCGTGGTACCCTTCTCCATGTAGCCATTGTTCAG GCTGCACTTCCACAAGGGATTGTTCCATTTGTGTTTGCCAAAGAATATAACATCCATCCAGCTATTCTTAGCACAGG GGTCATTTTTGGGATGTTGATTGCATTACCAATTACATTGGTCTACTACATTCTTCTTGGATTATGA
- the LOC113752528 gene encoding probable aquaporin NIP-type translates to MSEKEIAALEEGNASSFPYKSNEKTTFCASTDVVLIIQKVFAEAIGTYFLIFIGCGSVAVNKIYESITFPGVCIAWGLIVMVMVYAVGHISGAHFNPAVTIAFAIFRHFPYKQVPLYIVAQLLGAILASGTLCLIFDVKAQAFFGTVPTGSNVQSLVLEFVISFLLMFVISGVATDNRSIGELAGIAIGMTILINVLVAGPVSGASMNPARSIGPAIIMNEYKGLWIYIVGPLLGTIAGGFTYNLIRFTEKPLQELTKSSTFMKSVSRART, encoded by the exons ATGTCGGAGAAAGAAATTGCAGCACTTGAAGAGGGAAATGCCTCAAGTTTTCCCTACAAATCAAATGAAAAAACTACTTTCTGTGCTTCAACTGATGTGGTTTTGATCATCCAAAAG GTATTTGCTGAGGCAATTGGGActtattttttgatatttattggGTGTGGTTCTGTAGCTGTTAACAAAATTTACGAGTCAATAACATTTCCAGGAGTATGTATAGCATGGGGTTTGATAGTAATGGTCATGGTTTATGCTGTTGGACACATTTCTGGTGCTCATTTCAATCCTGCAGTTACCATCGCTTTTGCCATCTTTCGACATTTCCCTTATAAACAG GTGCCTTTGTATATTGTGGCACAGCTGTTGGGAGCAATTCTTGCTAGTGGCACCCTATGTCTAATATTTGATGTGAAGGCCCAAGCGTTCTTCGGGACTGTACCAACAGGCTCTAATGTTCAATCTCTGGTCCTTGAATTCGTCATCTCGTTTCTGTTGATGTTCGTCATATCTGGTGTTGCCACAGATAACAGATCC ATTGGTGAATTAGCAGGAATTGCAATTGGAATGACAATACTAATCAATGTCCTTGTTGCAGG GCCAGTATCAGGTGCATCTATGAACCCAGCAAGGAGTATTGGACCAGCAATAATTATGAATGAATACAAGGGACTATGGATATACATAGTTGGACCTCTTTTGGGCACCATAGCTGGAGGTTTCACCTACAATCTGATTAGATTCACAGAGAAACCGCTTCAAGAATTAACCAAAAGCTCAACCTTTATGAAAAGCGTGTCCAGGGCCAGAACATAG